Genomic DNA from Alicyclobacillus fastidiosus:
GGACGATTTTTGCTCAGCCAACGCAAGAAACAGCCAAGCAACAACTGGCTGTCGTCCTGGAGCAACTTCAGGCAAAGTTCCCCAAAGCGATGAACGTTTTGGAGCGGGCTGAGGAAGACGTTTTAGCATACATGGCATTCCCCAAGGAGCATTGGAAGCAAATCTGTTCGACCAATCCGCTGGAGCGATTGAATCGCGAACTACGGCGCCGATTCGATGTCGTTGGCATATTCCCGAATCGGGATTCTGTCGTACGTCTTGGAGGAGCCATTCTCCAGGAGCAGAACGATGAGTGGGTCGTCGCGAGACGCTACTTTAGCCGCGAGTCGATGGCTAAACTCACCGGAACGGATGAACAGCAACTACTGGCACCCACGTCAGTATTACATAAATAGCCGCACTATGTGGTTGCACTCGAATTTACACCACTTGACGGGACACTACCCGGTTGATTGAATCGCTAGTCGTCGTCGAGTCTTGTTTGTCATCCCTGTACCACCATTCTTACAATGATTGTTTTGTATCTGGGATGACTATACAGGAGCATCGTTAACGAAATGTAAAATTCTCTTATACAGAACGTAAACATTCGTGTGCGGGTATCAAGCAGGGGGATGAGAAAGAGGGATCTGTATATTGGGGGTACTTTGATACCCACGCGCCTAGGCATTGTCGCTTTCGGTATCCTGCGATATTTGCTTCCGGACGTTTCGTACAGGTTTTGCGGAGTCAGTTAGATCGCATACGGGGACATAGAGGTGTCCCCGTATGCAAACGGACGAAACGGCTACATTCCTTGGAAAATCGACCTTCAATTATCAAACAAACGTCTTACGTGTTTTGAGGAGCAAGCAGTTCATTGTTAAATCCTATAGATTCCAGCGCTTGTTGCAAAGTTCCCTTTTTGATTACATTATGGCGAATTGAAACGCCCATTTCGACCAGTGCATTCGCCACTTCTGCCCGAATCCCCGTGAGAACTGTTTTACAACCCATCAGCTCAATCCCATCGAAAAGGCGGATCAAATGTGTTACCACGGGTGTATCCAAATATGGAATACCAGAAAAGTCGATGATGATGGTCTCAATTTGAAGTAATTCGATTTGGTGCAGAACCTTTTCCTGTACGGTTTGGGCACGACACGTATCGATCGTTCCTATTAATGGGAGGATTGATACGGTTCGAGTTAAAGGAATGATTGGTACACTTAGGTCTGCAACCAATTCGCGTTGTGTCTGTAACACTTCATCCTTAAACTGGTTGTAGCTAATATTGAAATGATTTAAAAAGGTATCCAGATTGTAGTTGACGGTTCGTTCAATTTTGAAGAAGTCTTCGAAATTATGCTCTTTTTGAATACGGCAATAATTATAGAAAAAGTCCCAAAAGACTTTTCGCAGCGTTTGAACCCATTCTAATTTATAATTTAATTTTAGCGAATGTTGAGCCCATGTTTTCCCTTCCCTCTTAGCAAAGGTAACTACCTCGTGAGGGCGGTTATTGAGGCTAAGATAAATTAAATTAAAAGCGTTGTTGATGAGATCTATGTTGGCAATCTCTTTGACTTCCTCTATTGTGTAGGTTAGCTCGGTCTGTTCTGAGACTAAACACTCTCGAAACTTCTCTTTGTTTACCTCAATAAATTGTTGGATACTCTGATCCGGATGACAAACAACATCCATAATCGTATTCAAATGAGCTTCCTCCTGAACGTGAATGGGTAGATAAATATAGAACGTGGTTCCTACGTTCTTTTTGCTCTCCACATCGATGCTGCCACCATGTTGATACACGGCAGAATATACTTGAGGGAGTCCCATTCCTGTTCCATCGTCTTTGGTGGTAATAAATGGGGTGCCCAGCAAGGGCAACTTATCTTCGTCAATCCCTACACCTGTATCTTGGATGACTACAACCAGCTGGCTTCCTTGGGCATAATGTTGGATGCGTATAGATCCCCGATCAGGAATGGATTCGAATGCATTTTTCAACAGATTGAAAAGTGCCCTTTTAAGCTGATTTCGTCTGGCGTACAAAGTGATATGCGTGTCCTGAAATTCCTTAATGACCGGTACCAGGTACTGACGATCTAAAAATAAATCTAAAATCGATTCCAATTCGGTTGCGATATTGACTTCCTGGTACGGTTCATCATCCATATTGGGTCTAGCGACCTGTAAAAAGTTCGTGATGATAGAAATAGCGTTATCCAGTTCAGATTCGGCAATTTCACAATATTCGTCGGCATATTTCTCGTGCAATAATTGTAGAAATCCTTTGACGGACGTCAGTGGATTTTTGACCTCATGTGCTATCCCAGCTGCAATTTCACTAACAGATAAAAGACGATTTAGCTGGTGTAGTTGAGAATTTTCGTCTTCTTTCCCGTTTGAGCGCAACAATGACAGTCCCCTCTGAAGATGTCGTAATATGTACCTCGTCCATTGACCACTTGACACTTGCCAACCCAATTCCTAATCTGTGTAGCGACTGATTCGTCCCCTGCAAAATTCCATCTAGGTTCTGAATGCCATGGCCCTTGTCACTACACGTGAGAAAGTAGTTATCGGTTCATTCAAAACGACTTAAGCCGTTCCGTCCGGCATGGTGTAATACATTACGGCTTACTTCCAGGATGCTGATAAAGATGCTTTGTCGGTGCAGTCGTGATAGTAACGAGCCCTGATCCGATAGGGGGCAAAGGGATATGCCTTGATAACTATCGTCTTTTGACGTATTCCGTATGGATACTAGTTCAAGGACATCTAGAATCCATTCAAAATAAAGTCCTAATATTAAACAGCAAAAGGCATTCTAGCATTCACTGGGGGGAGGAGCAATGTTTATGGCTATTATTGGTGTTTGTGAACGTCCTCTTTAGGGGATAGGAGCCTCACGAGTAAAGTACACCGGACGCGCGGTAATTGAGCATGCAAGTGACTCTACATGGACACCTCCAACGCCGAGCGGAGGACAAAAGAGACAGCCCACGTGAGCGTAGGCTGCAAATCGGGGTAAGGGTTCAGGGAATCGCCAGCCCCTCCATCGCTGACGATCATGGCGGCCACACATACCACCCTCCTACACAAAACGAGTATAGATACTCATGCTCGCAAAGTCCGTCGAAATGCGGCATCTGAATAGTAAAAGCTTATTGTCTATTAGGTGCTGTTCAGTGGGCGGTGGAAAACAACACGAAGGTCGTGAAAAGTGAAGGTAGCACAAACCGGATAGTCAGGTTACTTATCCTCTATTCCATGTCAATGTACCTGGTTTGACATCTGGATGATGCTGCGTGTGTGCCCATTGAAGTTTTTGAAATGCGGCAAAACGATGATCTGCCATGTGTGCTGGATTCCGGAGTCGTTCGTCATCCGCATGTAGTCATTCAAGATGACCCCTTCTCTTGAACCGCTTTTCCGCGCCCAACCGGAAATCAGTTACAACTTCTCGCTGTTGATTGGATTCAACTTCGAGCATACCATCAATTTTGTAAGGGGTTTCAAGGTTGCGCGAAATCCTGCAACTTGTTTCCGCATGAATCGTTGTTCGATGGGGGGATGGAAATCAAAAAGACATCTTTGCCTGCGTTAAAGCCTCGAGTATTGGAAATGTTGAAGGACTTGCTAGTGGCTCGCGAGCCTATTACAACAAGCGATTTGGCTGGAAAGTATGGTCTGACACAGCGCAGTATTCGTTACGACTTAGAAGAGATCTCCGGTGTATGTGTGGAGTATTCGCTGGACTTAGTTCATTCCCGTGCCGGAATTTGGCTGAATGGTGATGAACCGCAAAAAACTTGTCTTCGGTCGGAACTTTCTAGACTGCATCCAGAGGACACAGATCCGAACCATCGGTTACACCGGTTGCTCGCCGTGTTACTCACAGCAGACCAACCGGTTGTCGTGAAGCAAGTTCAGGATGTACTTGGAGTTAGTCCGCGGACCGTTTATGCGGATATGGATAAGGCAGAGTCATGGCTCTGCAATCTCGGTCTTCAACTCATCCGAAAGCCGCATTTTGGAGCCAAAGTGCAAGGGGCAGAACTTCAAGTCCGACAGGCCTGTTTCACGTTGATCACGACAATTGGACAACGAAGTCACAGTTCGATGTCTAGCATGCATCCAGAAGATCTGATTCAATCCTTTCACGAGCAGACGGATGGTTTTCTATTCGAGACGCTTATTGATGCGAGCGACATCGAACAGGTTATGACTGCTCTAGCGACTTGCAAAGATACGCCAACAACGACGCAATTTCCTTGGCCAGATTTGCCACTTTACTTGGCCATGCAAGTGAAGCGAATTCGACATCAGAAAACGGTTTTGTTCTCGAAAGCAAATTTGAAGCAATTGCAGGACACGAACGAATTTCACGTTGCAGCAAATATCGCCCAAAGGCTATACGAAACCACACACGTCGCGTTTTCAGATGAGGAGATTGCTTTCATCACACTCTTTTTACTAGGCGTCTACAGCAATAGGGTACCAGTGGTAGATATGGAAGAACAGGACACATTTGTGGTAGACATCGTTTCACGAATGCTTGTAGCCGTCGATGAAACGCTTGGCCTTGTGTTGAGTACGGATAAAGACCTGTTTCAGGGATTGGTCCTTCACGTGAAACCGATGGTGTATCGGCTCATGCACGGGATTGCTGTTCAGAACGACATGTTGGACGTCATCCAATCCGATCATGCACTTGCCTATTACGCTGCCGTCGTAGCGGGACGATGTATTGAGAGTGTTGTCGGTCGATCCCCCAGTGCCGCTGAAATCGGATTCATTGCGCTACACCTTGGGGCAGCGTTAGAGCGGCGGCGAGTACAACCGATTCCGGTTGGCACCCAGTCCCGAGTTCTTGTTGTTTGTGCCAGCGGAATAGGTACAGGGAAAATTCTGAGGTCGCGCATCGAATCAAGTTTCGTAAATCTGCGTGTTGTCAGGGTGGTAGATGCGACAAGCGTGTATCATGCCAGAGCCGACGAGGCGGACATCATCGTATCGACAGTGCCGCTTGGTGCAGTACCGCTTCCGCATATCGTCGTGAATCCACTGCTGCCTGCAGCAGATAGGGAGAGGATCAACCATTGGATTACGACCGTAGACAGCGGTTGTGAAATGGTACCAGCGGTGCAGTTGGCCAAAGCACCCGTGAAACAAGTACTGGAACACTATTTCGTTTTTGCAAAACCTGATGTGGTGGATCAAGAACTTAATCGAATGCTCTCTCGCCTGAACTCCTACCTCACTGTTCGTCGGGACGTAACCCCAG
This window encodes:
- a CDS encoding BglG family transcription antiterminator; translation: MEIKKTSLPALKPRVLEMLKDLLVAREPITTSDLAGKYGLTQRSIRYDLEEISGVCVEYSLDLVHSRAGIWLNGDEPQKTCLRSELSRLHPEDTDPNHRLHRLLAVLLTADQPVVVKQVQDVLGVSPRTVYADMDKAESWLCNLGLQLIRKPHFGAKVQGAELQVRQACFTLITTIGQRSHSSMSSMHPEDLIQSFHEQTDGFLFETLIDASDIEQVMTALATCKDTPTTTQFPWPDLPLYLAMQVKRIRHQKTVLFSKANLKQLQDTNEFHVAANIAQRLYETTHVAFSDEEIAFITLFLLGVYSNRVPVVDMEEQDTFVVDIVSRMLVAVDETLGLVLSTDKDLFQGLVLHVKPMVYRLMHGIAVQNDMLDVIQSDHALAYYAAVVAGRCIESVVGRSPSAAEIGFIALHLGAALERRRVQPIPVGTQSRVLVVCASGIGTGKILRSRIESSFVNLRVVRVVDATSVYHARADEADIIVSTVPLGAVPLPHIVVNPLLPAADRERINHWITTVDSGCEMVPAVQLAKAPVKQVLEHYFVFAKPDVVDQELNRMLSRLNSYLTVRRDVTPVATDSPTDRKKVYRMYDLLTEETVRVQCHANAREEVVESAGRLLVHSGAVQPKYIDAMKCSLNTNGPYMVIVPGVAILHARPEDGVNRVCMSLVTLGKGVRFGHKDNDPVDVAIAFGAVDRHRHVEALADLMRLLSDEGSMLAIRHAKRVQDVLDVIAKVLS
- a CDS encoding ATP-binding protein, whose product is MLRSNGKEDENSQLHQLNRLLSVSEIAAGIAHEVKNPLTSVKGFLQLLHEKYADEYCEIAESELDNAISIITNFLQVARPNMDDEPYQEVNIATELESILDLFLDRQYLVPVIKEFQDTHITLYARRNQLKRALFNLLKNAFESIPDRGSIRIQHYAQGSQLVVVIQDTGVGIDEDKLPLLGTPFITTKDDGTGMGLPQVYSAVYQHGGSIDVESKKNVGTTFYIYLPIHVQEEAHLNTIMDVVCHPDQSIQQFIEVNKEKFRECLVSEQTELTYTIEEVKEIANIDLINNAFNLIYLSLNNRPHEVVTFAKREGKTWAQHSLKLNYKLEWVQTLRKVFWDFFYNYCRIQKEHNFEDFFKIERTVNYNLDTFLNHFNISYNQFKDEVLQTQRELVADLSVPIIPLTRTVSILPLIGTIDTCRAQTVQEKVLHQIELLQIETIIIDFSGIPYLDTPVVTHLIRLFDGIELMGCKTVLTGIRAEVANALVEMGVSIRHNVIKKGTLQQALESIGFNNELLAPQNT